In Flavivirga abyssicola, the following are encoded in one genomic region:
- a CDS encoding aminopeptidase P family protein, with amino-acid sequence MKYHPINNELFIKNRKNFTSYMKPKSLAVFNSNDIYPISADSTMPFEQHRDIFYLSGVDQEESILILFPDCPKEKHREILFLKETNEHIAIWEGEKLTKEKAFETSGIKTVYWLQDMEKIMFEIMTQCDTVYINTNEHYRANVETETREGRFTKWLKEKYPAHAVAKSNPILQRLRSIKDPIEIDLIQQACDITEKGFRRILNFVKPDVWEYEIEAEFMHEFLRNRSKKFAYTPIVASGNNANVLHYIENNQQCKAGELILMDIGAEYANYSSDMTRSVPVSGKFTPRQKEVYNAVNRVKNEATKMLTPGTIWAEYHVEVGNIMTNELLGLGLLDKADVQSENPEWPAYKKYFMHGTSHHMGLDTHDYGILTEPMQANMVFTVEPGIYIPDEGFGIRLEDDVVIQENGQPFNLMRNIPIEADEIEDIMNS; translated from the coding sequence ATGAAATATCATCCAATTAATAATGAGCTCTTTATAAAGAATCGCAAAAACTTCACTTCTTACATGAAGCCTAAAAGTTTGGCTGTTTTTAATTCAAATGACATTTATCCAATAAGCGCGGATAGCACCATGCCTTTTGAGCAACATCGGGATATTTTTTATTTAAGTGGTGTAGATCAGGAAGAAAGTATTCTTATACTATTTCCAGATTGTCCTAAAGAGAAACATCGTGAGATTCTATTTTTAAAAGAAACCAATGAACATATTGCTATTTGGGAAGGCGAAAAATTAACCAAAGAAAAAGCTTTCGAAACTAGTGGTATTAAAACGGTTTACTGGTTACAAGACATGGAGAAAATCATGTTTGAGATTATGACACAATGCGACACGGTTTATATTAATACCAATGAGCACTATAGAGCCAATGTAGAAACCGAAACTAGAGAAGGCCGTTTTACAAAATGGTTAAAAGAAAAATACCCCGCTCACGCTGTAGCTAAGAGCAATCCTATTTTACAAAGACTCCGCTCGATTAAAGATCCTATTGAAATAGATTTAATTCAACAAGCCTGTGATATTACAGAAAAAGGATTTAGGCGTATTTTAAATTTTGTAAAACCTGATGTTTGGGAATATGAAATTGAAGCAGAATTTATGCATGAATTCTTAAGAAACCGCTCTAAAAAATTTGCTTACACACCTATTGTTGCTTCTGGAAATAATGCTAACGTATTACATTATATAGAAAACAATCAACAATGTAAAGCAGGTGAATTAATACTAATGGATATTGGTGCAGAATATGCTAATTATTCTAGCGATATGACGCGTAGCGTACCTGTTTCTGGAAAATTCACTCCACGACAAAAAGAGGTTTACAATGCTGTAAATAGGGTCAAAAATGAAGCAACTAAAATGCTAACTCCCGGAACGATTTGGGCTGAATACCATGTAGAGGTAGGTAATATAATGACTAACGAACTATTAGGGTTAGGGTTACTGGATAAAGCCGATGTACAGAGCGAAAACCCAGAGTGGCCTGCTTATAAAAAATATTTCATGCATGGTACAAGTCACCATATGGGATTAGACACACATGATTATGGTATCTTAACTGAACCTATGCAAGCCAATATGGTATTTACTGTAGAACCTGGAATTTATATTCCAGACGAAGGTTTTGGAATACGATTAGAAGATGATGTGGTTATTCAGGAAAACGGACAACCATTTAATTTAATGAGAAATATTCCTATTGAAGCAGACGAAATAGAAGATATAATGAACTCATAA
- a CDS encoding fumarate reductase/succinate dehydrogenase flavoprotein subunit, with the protein MALDSKVPKGPIKDKWTDYKNHIDLVNPANKRHIDVIVVGTGLAGGSAAATLAELGYNVKAFAYQDSPRRAHSIAAQGGINAAKNYQGDGDSTYRLFYDTVKGGDYRSREANVHRLAEVSANIIDQCVAQGVPFARDYGGLLDNRSFGGVLVSRTFYAKGQTGQQLLLGAYSAMNRQIARGKIEMFNRHEMLDVVKVDGKARGIITRNLITGEIERHSAHAVVIATGGYGNVYFLSTNAMGSNATAAWKIHKKGAYFANPCYTQIHPTCIPRSGDYQSKLTLMSESLRNDGRIWVPKKIEDAQAIQQGKLKPTDLAEEDRDYYLERRYPAFGNLVPRDVASRAAKERCDEGFGVNATGEAVYLDFAAAIERYGKEQAKILNINNPSEEKIYELGQAIVEAKYGNLFQMYEKIVDENPYKTPMMIYPATHYTMGGIWVDYNLMTTVEGLYCIGEANFSDHGANRLGASALMQGLADGYFVLPYTIGDYLSDDIRTGKIPTDTKEFEEAEKEVKDRIDFFINNKGTKSVDHFHKRLGKVMWDKVGMARNEKGLNEAMAEIKAIREEFWKEVKVPGSANEMNPELEKASRVADFLELGELFAKDALVREESCGGHFREESVELDGPQKGEAKRNDKDFAFVSAWEYKGEPADAVLHKEELEFKDIELKQRSYK; encoded by the coding sequence ATGGCTTTAGATTCAAAAGTACCAAAAGGTCCAATTAAAGATAAATGGACAGATTATAAAAATCATATCGACTTAGTAAACCCTGCTAATAAACGTCATATAGATGTTATTGTCGTAGGAACTGGTTTAGCAGGTGGCTCGGCTGCCGCTACTCTAGCAGAGCTAGGATATAATGTAAAAGCATTTGCTTATCAAGATTCTCCAAGGCGTGCGCATTCTATTGCTGCTCAAGGAGGTATTAATGCTGCAAAAAACTATCAAGGAGATGGTGATTCAACATATAGATTATTTTATGATACCGTAAAAGGTGGCGATTATCGTTCGCGTGAAGCAAACGTGCATCGTTTAGCTGAGGTATCTGCAAATATTATTGATCAATGTGTCGCACAAGGGGTTCCTTTTGCGCGTGATTATGGCGGGTTATTAGATAATCGTTCGTTTGGTGGTGTATTAGTATCAAGAACTTTTTATGCTAAAGGGCAAACAGGACAACAATTATTATTGGGAGCTTATTCAGCAATGAATAGACAAATTGCTCGTGGTAAAATTGAGATGTTTAACCGTCATGAAATGCTTGATGTTGTAAAAGTAGATGGGAAAGCAAGAGGTATTATCACTCGTAATTTAATTACTGGTGAAATAGAAAGACACTCGGCACATGCTGTTGTAATAGCTACTGGAGGTTATGGAAATGTATATTTCTTATCAACAAACGCTATGGGAAGTAATGCCACAGCTGCTTGGAAAATTCATAAAAAAGGAGCGTATTTCGCAAATCCGTGTTACACACAAATTCACCCAACATGTATTCCGCGTTCAGGAGATTATCAGTCTAAATTAACATTGATGTCTGAATCTCTACGTAACGATGGTCGCATTTGGGTTCCAAAGAAAATTGAAGATGCTCAAGCCATTCAGCAGGGTAAATTGAAACCAACCGATTTAGCTGAAGAAGATAGAGATTATTATTTAGAAAGACGTTATCCTGCATTTGGAAACTTAGTGCCTCGTGATGTAGCTTCAAGAGCTGCGAAAGAACGTTGTGATGAAGGTTTTGGAGTAAATGCAACAGGAGAAGCTGTTTATTTAGATTTTGCTGCTGCTATAGAACGTTACGGAAAAGAACAGGCAAAAATTCTAAATATAAATAACCCTTCTGAAGAAAAAATATACGAACTAGGGCAGGCTATCGTTGAAGCCAAATATGGAAACTTATTCCAAATGTATGAGAAAATTGTTGATGAGAATCCATACAAAACACCTATGATGATTTATCCAGCAACCCACTATACAATGGGAGGTATTTGGGTTGACTATAACTTAATGACTACTGTTGAAGGACTGTACTGTATTGGTGAGGCTAATTTCTCAGATCATGGAGCAAACAGACTTGGTGCTTCGGCATTAATGCAAGGTTTAGCAGACGGCTATTTTGTATTGCCTTATACAATAGGTGATTATTTATCGGATGATATTAGAACCGGAAAAATACCAACAGATACTAAGGAGTTTGAAGAAGCTGAAAAAGAAGTAAAAGACCGTATCGATTTCTTCATTAACAATAAAGGAACAAAATCTGTAGATCACTTCCACAAACGACTTGGAAAAGTTATGTGGGATAAAGTAGGTATGGCACGTAATGAAAAAGGACTTAATGAAGCTATGGCTGAAATTAAAGCCATTCGTGAAGAGTTCTGGAAAGAAGTTAAAGTACCGGGAAGTGCAAATGAAATGAACCCTGAACTTGAAAAAGCTAGTCGTGTTGCCGATTTCTTAGAATTAGGTGAATTATTTGCAAAAGACGCTTTAGTACGTGAAGAATCTTGTGGAGGTCACTTTAGAGAAGAGTCTGTTGAATTAGACGGCCCTCAAAAAGGAGAAGCTAAGCGTAATGATAAAGATTTTGCATTTGTTTCTGCATGGGAATATAAAGGAGAACCTGCCGATGCAGTTTTACATAAAGAAGAATTAGAATTTAAAGACATTGAATTGAAGCAGAGATCTTATAAATAG
- the thiL gene encoding thiamine-phosphate kinase, whose protein sequence is MIEDKNQQRTQLSDLGEFGLIDHLTKHFKINHKSTVKSIGDDAAVLDFKDKKIVVTTDLLVEGVHFDLSYMPLKHLGYKSVIVNLSDVFAMNAKATQITVSIAVSNRFPLEALEDLYAGIETAAKIYNIDVVGGDTTSSTTGLLISVTAIGEVENNNEVYREGAKPSDLLVVTGDLGAAYMGLQVLEREKEVYKVNPNSQPDLEAYSYIIERQLKPEARKDIIKLLKDLEVKPSSMIDISDGLSSEIMHLCKHSKVGCDLYEEKIPLDPQVISTCEEFNIDSTTVALNGGEDYELLFTISQDDYSKIKANPNFTVIGYMKEAQAGMHLVTRADTKIPIKAQGWKNFNA, encoded by the coding sequence ATGATAGAGGACAAAAATCAACAGAGAACTCAATTAAGTGATTTAGGAGAGTTTGGGCTTATAGATCATCTAACTAAGCATTTTAAAATTAATCATAAATCAACAGTAAAAAGTATTGGAGATGATGCTGCTGTTTTAGATTTTAAAGATAAAAAGATTGTTGTTACAACCGATTTGCTTGTAGAAGGTGTTCATTTCGATTTAAGTTATATGCCGTTAAAGCATTTAGGTTATAAGTCGGTTATTGTTAATTTGTCAGATGTCTTTGCAATGAATGCCAAAGCTACGCAAATTACAGTTTCTATAGCTGTCTCTAATAGGTTTCCGTTAGAAGCTCTTGAGGATTTATATGCTGGAATAGAAACAGCTGCTAAGATTTATAATATTGATGTTGTAGGAGGAGATACAACCTCTTCAACAACTGGATTGTTGATCTCGGTAACAGCTATTGGTGAAGTTGAAAATAATAATGAGGTATATAGAGAAGGTGCTAAGCCTAGTGATTTATTAGTAGTTACCGGAGATTTAGGAGCAGCTTACATGGGGTTGCAAGTCTTAGAGCGTGAAAAGGAAGTTTATAAAGTAAACCCTAATAGCCAGCCAGATTTAGAGGCTTACTCTTATATAATAGAACGTCAATTAAAGCCTGAAGCACGAAAGGATATTATTAAATTATTGAAAGACTTAGAGGTAAAACCATCTTCAATGATTGATATAAGTGATGGTTTGTCTTCCGAAATTATGCATTTATGTAAGCATAGTAAAGTAGGTTGTGATCTGTATGAAGAAAAAATTCCATTGGATCCTCAAGTAATTTCTACTTGTGAAGAGTTCAATATTGATAGTACAACAGTTGCTTTAAATGGCGGGGAAGATTACGAACTATTATTTACAATTTCTCAAGACGATTATTCTAAAATAAAAGCGAATCCGAATTTTACTGTAATTGGTTACATGAAGGAAGCGCAAGCTGGAATGCATTTAGTAACTCGGGCAGATACTAAAATACCTATTAAAGCGCAAGGTTGGAAAAATTTTAATGCTTAA
- a CDS encoding alpha/beta fold hydrolase → MNLQYKGINVFYTDNGKGNAVVLLHGFLENVSMWDPFIPTLSKKNRVICIDLLGHGKTECLGYIHTMELMAEVVQAVLKYLKIRRSTFIGHSMGGYVALAYAEKNPDALKGLCLMNSTASADTPEKKKNRDRAIIAVKQNHKMFIRMAISNLFRPKNRTIFSEEIKLLKKEALKTSLQGIIASLEGMKIRNDREALLHFTPFKKMLIISKKDPVLDYNTLISQTKNTNVKVVEFPDGHMSHIENKSEFLYTIVHFIENM, encoded by the coding sequence ATGAATTTACAATATAAAGGCATCAATGTTTTTTATACTGATAATGGAAAAGGTAATGCCGTTGTCTTACTTCATGGATTTTTAGAAAATGTCTCGATGTGGGATCCTTTTATTCCAACATTATCAAAAAAGAACAGAGTCATTTGCATCGATTTATTAGGTCACGGAAAAACCGAGTGTTTGGGTTACATTCACACTATGGAGTTAATGGCCGAAGTTGTACAGGCTGTTTTAAAATATTTAAAAATTCGCCGTTCTACTTTTATTGGACACTCTATGGGTGGCTATGTGGCACTCGCTTATGCAGAAAAAAATCCTGATGCATTAAAAGGGTTATGTCTAATGAATTCTACAGCTAGTGCAGATACTCCTGAAAAGAAAAAAAATAGAGATCGAGCTATAATCGCTGTTAAGCAAAACCACAAAATGTTTATTAGAATGGCGATCTCTAATTTATTCAGGCCAAAAAACAGAACCATTTTTTCTGAAGAAATAAAGCTACTGAAGAAAGAAGCCTTAAAAACATCCTTGCAAGGAATAATCGCATCTCTTGAGGGTATGAAAATTAGAAATGATAGGGAAGCATTGCTTCATTTTACGCCCTTTAAAAAAATGTTGATTATTAGTAAGAAAGATCCTGTGTTAGATTATAATACATTAATTTCTCAAACAAAAAACACCAATGTCAAAGTAGTAGAATTTCCTGATGGACATATGAGTCATATTGAAAATAAAAGCGAATTTTTATACACAATTGTGCATTTCATCGAAAATATGTAG
- a CDS encoding choice-of-anchor B family protein, producing MNYLKKSAYFIKLFIFSCLLFLCTQSCERDNNVPILGDETDLTETNTSVACENGFAGVYPCSDYDLMMQMPLNTFGATEGNDSWGWVDTTTNKEYALLATDANVSFIDITDTNNPIYLGNVPTATISTSWRDVKVYKDHAFIVADNAGNHGMQVFDLTRLRNVANPPETFTPDAHFTEFGSAHNVVINDASGYAYIVGTNRNGTFSGGPLFINIQNPTSPVSEGGFGEGGYSHDAQVITYNGPDTDYTGREILIGSNEIEVVIADVTDKSNPIKISDISYSNVGYTHQGWFTEDLNYFILGDETDERDIGTNTRTIVFDFSDLDIPAYHMDYLGASMAIDHNGYVKGNTFYQASYSAGVRMIDISQIASSTMTEIGFFDTHPESDNTGFNGAWNVYPYLPSGNIIVSDIERGLFVIKKSDS from the coding sequence ATGAACTACTTAAAAAAAAGTGCTTATTTTATTAAGCTATTTATTTTTAGTTGCCTGTTATTTCTATGCACACAATCTTGTGAAAGAGATAACAATGTCCCTATTCTTGGAGATGAAACAGACCTTACAGAAACAAACACATCAGTTGCATGTGAAAATGGTTTTGCTGGCGTTTATCCATGTAGTGATTATGATTTAATGATGCAAATGCCATTAAATACTTTTGGAGCTACCGAAGGAAATGATTCCTGGGGCTGGGTAGATACAACTACCAACAAAGAATATGCATTACTGGCAACAGATGCTAATGTATCTTTTATTGATATAACTGATACAAATAATCCAATATATTTAGGGAATGTCCCAACCGCTACAATAAGTACTTCCTGGAGAGATGTGAAAGTTTATAAAGACCATGCCTTTATTGTAGCAGATAATGCTGGAAATCATGGCATGCAAGTTTTCGATTTAACACGTTTAAGAAATGTTGCTAATCCTCCAGAAACATTTACTCCCGATGCTCATTTTACCGAATTTGGAAGTGCACATAATGTGGTAATAAATGACGCTAGCGGATATGCTTACATTGTTGGTACAAATAGAAACGGCACATTTTCCGGAGGTCCGTTATTTATAAATATCCAAAACCCAACATCGCCGGTATCCGAAGGCGGTTTTGGAGAAGGCGGTTATTCGCATGATGCTCAAGTTATAACATATAACGGTCCGGATACAGATTATACCGGACGTGAAATATTAATTGGAAGTAATGAAATTGAAGTGGTTATTGCAGATGTCACCGATAAATCCAACCCAATAAAGATTTCAGATATAAGCTACTCCAATGTTGGATATACACATCAAGGTTGGTTTACAGAAGACCTAAATTATTTTATTTTAGGCGATGAAACCGACGAAAGAGATATTGGCACAAATACACGTACAATCGTTTTTGACTTCTCAGATTTAGATATCCCAGCTTACCACATGGATTATCTAGGAGCCTCAATGGCAATTGATCATAATGGTTATGTAAAAGGCAATACATTTTATCAAGCAAGTTATAGTGCAGGAGTACGAATGATAGATATTTCGCAAATTGCAAGTAGCACTATGACCGAAATAGGGTTCTTCGACACACATCCAGAAAGTGACAATACAGGTTTTAATGGTGCATGGAATGTCTATCCATACTTACCAAGTGGCAATATTATTGTAAGCGATATCGAAAGAGGCTTGTTTGTTATTAAAAAAAGTGACTCTTAA
- a CDS encoding aspartate kinase — protein sequence MKVLKFGGTSVGSIENIKNVKDIINDGHKKIVVLSAMSGTTNKLVAIANNISNKEPNEAVDKINQLHETYTVTIDTLLTNKDLNKEVKDYVSSVFNFLVNCTYKPFSIDLENNIVAQGELLSTYMFNCFLQQEGISSALLPALSFMRIDKDKEPDISYIKKHFEVAIHAAENSDIYITQGFICLDDKDEVSNLQRGGSDYTATIIGAAIKAKEVQIWTDIDGMHNNDPRYVENTKPISNLSFDEAAELAYFGAKILHPQTVTPVRADNIPVRLKNTMNPEAHGTLISNITSEKGIKAIAAKDNIIAIKIKSARMLQAHGFLKKVFEIFETYKTSIDMITTSEVAVSLTIDDDRNLDKIIEELEKIATIEIDTNQSIICLVGHSVVNHQETYKLFQILQDVKIRMISYGGSKNNISLLVDTKDKIDSLQKLNDYLFELVTL from the coding sequence ATGAAAGTTTTAAAATTTGGAGGTACTTCTGTTGGCTCCATAGAAAATATAAAAAACGTTAAAGATATTATTAACGATGGGCACAAGAAAATTGTTGTGCTTTCGGCTATGTCTGGCACTACAAATAAGTTAGTTGCGATTGCAAATAATATCTCAAACAAAGAACCAAATGAAGCTGTTGATAAAATTAACCAGCTACATGAAACTTATACTGTTACAATAGACACACTTTTAACTAATAAAGATTTAAATAAGGAAGTTAAAGATTACGTTTCTAGTGTTTTTAATTTTTTAGTTAATTGCACTTACAAGCCGTTTTCTATTGATTTAGAAAATAATATTGTGGCTCAAGGAGAACTGCTTTCAACTTATATGTTTAACTGCTTTTTACAACAAGAAGGCATAAGTTCTGCCTTACTGCCAGCTTTGAGCTTTATGCGAATTGACAAAGACAAAGAGCCAGATATAAGTTATATTAAAAAACACTTTGAGGTTGCTATACATGCTGCAGAGAATTCAGATATATATATCACGCAAGGATTTATTTGTTTGGATGATAAGGATGAAGTTTCAAATTTACAACGAGGCGGGAGCGATTATACGGCGACTATAATTGGCGCAGCAATTAAAGCAAAGGAAGTACAAATTTGGACAGATATAGATGGCATGCATAACAACGATCCTAGATACGTTGAAAACACCAAACCAATTTCTAATCTATCATTTGATGAGGCTGCTGAACTAGCTTACTTTGGAGCTAAAATATTACATCCGCAAACGGTTACTCCTGTTAGAGCAGATAACATTCCTGTACGCTTAAAAAACACGATGAACCCTGAAGCACATGGTACTTTAATTTCTAATATCACTTCAGAAAAAGGGATTAAAGCTATAGCTGCTAAAGATAATATCATAGCAATAAAAATTAAATCTGCAAGAATGTTGCAGGCTCATGGTTTCTTAAAAAAAGTATTCGAGATTTTCGAAACTTATAAGACCTCTATAGATATGATTACAACATCTGAAGTCGCTGTGTCTTTAACGATTGATGATGATAGAAACTTAGACAAAATCATTGAAGAATTAGAAAAAATTGCAACAATAGAAATTGATACAAACCAAAGTATTATTTGTTTAGTAGGTCATTCTGTTGTTAATCATCAAGAGACTTATAAGTTGTTCCAAATATTACAAGATGTAAAAATTAGAATGATTTCTTATGGAGGAAGTAAAAATAATATTTCTCTATTAGTTGATACAAAAGATAAAATTGATTCGCTGCAAAAACTAAACGATTATTTATTTGAATTAGTCACTCTTTAA
- a CDS encoding T9SS type A sorting domain-containing protein: MRKIAQPIFLIIILLFCLVFQNTLFAQISLREIPLKQQVKSSSLIIEGKVVSQKSFWDLNSRNIYTSNIVEVYKIFKGNEVEYIDVITLGGVVGLTAQISSHSLKLGINKRGILMLNPSNKSGALNKGTSKKYEAYSGIQGFYDYDIISNTASNVFKSYKGISTSFHEEIENLSKQKALVLKEVELLKNSKDNSYNKSALAVAITNISPNSIIAGEKAPLSITGSGFGANKGTVSFANADDGGATFIDALDSEVTWSDTSIVVEVPANAGTGQVRVMHASDGTSATSTVLTITHAEQNVVSGGNSYQVQHVNDNGSGGYTWEMFTDFFNNTDARAAFENTIDKWRCETNINWTVSGTATTVDVIGVADLAAPFDGELDADGTNVVRFDNGSELEDGVLGRCTSWYSGCTTGGTPDINWFVSELDIVFDDTTNWYFGSGLPDITEFDFESVALHELGHGHQLGHVIDLTFDGDNLDDVMHFALSNGEQQRVFTLNNIAGANSVQDRSTVLVPCVGTSVMTNSSICNLSVEENELERGVVLFPNPTKGQFFIKNESFVNLNKAIVYDISGRLISEVDFSNTSRTKTINLIGVSKGMYFVDIHSDRATITKKIILD, translated from the coding sequence ATGAGAAAAATTGCTCAGCCCATATTCTTAATTATCATTCTCCTTTTTTGTTTAGTATTTCAGAATACTTTGTTTGCGCAAATAAGTTTACGAGAAATACCCTTAAAACAACAAGTTAAATCATCTAGTTTAATAATAGAAGGTAAGGTTGTCTCTCAAAAATCATTTTGGGACTTAAATAGTAGAAATATATATACATCTAATATTGTAGAAGTATATAAGATATTTAAAGGAAATGAAGTCGAATATATTGATGTGATCACTTTAGGAGGTGTGGTTGGGTTAACTGCTCAGATATCATCTCATAGTTTAAAATTAGGCATTAATAAGCGAGGTATTCTTATGCTTAATCCATCTAATAAATCAGGTGCTCTTAATAAAGGAACAAGTAAAAAATATGAGGCTTACAGTGGCATACAAGGGTTTTATGATTATGATATTATTTCTAATACCGCTAGCAATGTATTCAAATCGTATAAAGGGATATCTACATCTTTTCATGAAGAAATAGAAAATTTAAGTAAGCAAAAGGCTTTAGTGCTCAAGGAAGTAGAATTACTCAAAAATAGTAAAGATAATAGCTATAATAAATCTGCTTTAGCTGTGGCTATTACAAATATATCACCAAATTCAATCATAGCTGGAGAAAAAGCACCATTGTCTATTACAGGTTCAGGGTTTGGTGCCAATAAAGGAACGGTTAGTTTTGCTAACGCAGATGATGGAGGAGCAACTTTTATTGATGCTTTAGACAGTGAAGTGACTTGGAGTGATACATCGATAGTTGTTGAGGTTCCTGCTAATGCAGGAACAGGTCAGGTAAGAGTTATGCATGCTTCTGATGGAACTTCTGCAACATCTACGGTTTTGACTATTACTCATGCGGAACAAAATGTGGTCTCAGGGGGTAATTCATATCAAGTACAGCATGTTAACGATAATGGAAGTGGTGGATATACATGGGAGATGTTTACAGATTTTTTTAATAATACAGATGCTAGAGCTGCATTTGAAAATACCATAGATAAATGGCGGTGTGAAACAAATATTAATTGGACTGTAAGTGGAACAGCCACAACAGTTGATGTTATAGGAGTAGCTGATTTAGCAGCTCCATTTGATGGTGAGCTTGATGCAGATGGGACTAATGTAGTTCGATTTGATAATGGCTCAGAACTTGAAGATGGTGTTTTAGGTCGCTGCACTTCTTGGTATTCAGGTTGTACAACCGGAGGAACTCCAGATATTAATTGGTTTGTTAGTGAGCTAGATATTGTTTTTGATGATACAACCAATTGGTATTTTGGTAGTGGTTTACCTGACATTACTGAGTTCGATTTTGAAAGTGTTGCTTTACATGAACTTGGTCATGGACATCAATTAGGTCATGTTATTGATCTTACATTTGATGGTGATAATTTAGATGATGTTATGCATTTTGCTCTCTCTAATGGAGAACAACAACGGGTTTTTACATTGAATAATATAGCAGGGGCAAATAGTGTGCAAGATAGGAGTACAGTATTGGTGCCATGCGTAGGCACTTCTGTTATGACCAATTCATCAATATGCAATTTGAGTGTTGAAGAAAATGAATTAGAAAGAGGTGTTGTTTTATTTCCCAATCCTACAAAAGGGCAGTTTTTTATCAAAAATGAATCTTTTGTTAATTTAAATAAAGCAATCGTGTATGATATTAGTGGACGATTAATCTCCGAGGTTGATTTTTCTAATACCTCAAGAACAAAGACTATTAATCTAATAGGTGTTTCCAAAGGTATGTATTTTGTAGATATTCATTCTGATAGAGCTACGATTACCAAAAAAATTATTTTAGATTAA
- a CDS encoding four helix bundle protein → MTNFKSFEELACWKEARNLRLFVKNQIITKIPNSEKFALIDQIKRSSRSIGNNISESYGRFHFQENIQFCRIARGSLFETLDHGIIAFDEGYISEEKFK, encoded by the coding sequence GTGACTAATTTTAAATCTTTTGAAGAATTGGCTTGTTGGAAAGAAGCGAGGAATTTAAGATTATTTGTAAAAAACCAAATAATTACTAAGATCCCTAATTCTGAGAAATTTGCTTTAATAGATCAAATTAAACGTTCATCACGTTCTATTGGAAATAATATTTCTGAAAGTTATGGAAGATTTCATTTTCAAGAGAACATTCAGTTTTGTAGGATAGCGAGAGGTTCTTTGTTTGAAACTCTTGATCATGGAATTATAGCTTTTGATGAAGGCTACATTTCAGAAGAAAAATTTAAATGA
- a CDS encoding succinate dehydrogenase cytochrome b subunit encodes MGGFFKSSIGRKVAMALSAFFLMFFLIIHLAVNITSLFSEDVFNELSHFMGTNPLVQFALQPVLIFGVVFHFVMGFVLEIKNKKANGVAYAKNNGAANSTWMSRNMIYSGLVILAFIVLHFIDFWFPEINNKYIQGDMSGMHDGSFRYFHELQHKFLSPARVGAYVVAFILLALHLLHGFTSAFQSVGATAGRKKALQTFGKVYSIVIPLGFIIIALYHHLNH; translated from the coding sequence ATGGGTGGATTTTTTAAATCTTCGATTGGAAGAAAAGTTGCAATGGCACTTTCTGCTTTCTTCCTCATGTTTTTCTTAATAATACATTTAGCAGTAAATATAACATCTTTATTTAGTGAAGATGTTTTTAATGAGCTATCTCATTTTATGGGAACAAATCCTCTAGTTCAATTTGCTTTACAACCAGTGTTAATATTTGGTGTTGTATTTCATTTTGTAATGGGGTTCGTATTAGAAATTAAGAACAAAAAAGCGAATGGCGTTGCATACGCCAAAAATAATGGTGCAGCAAACTCTACTTGGATGAGTAGAAATATGATTTACAGTGGGCTAGTAATATTAGCTTTTATTGTACTTCATTTTATAGATTTCTGGTTTCCGGAAATAAATAATAAATACATTCAAGGTGACATGTCTGGAATGCATGATGGAAGTTTTAGATATTTCCACGAATTGCAACACAAGTTTTTAAGTCCAGCCAGAGTAGGTGCCTATGTTGTTGCATTTATACTCTTAGCGTTACACTTACTGCACGGATTTACATCAGCATTCCAATCGGTAGGAGCTACAGCTGGACGTAAAAAAGCATTACAAACATTTGGAAAAGTATACTCGATTGTTATTCCGCTAGGATTTATAATAATTGCACTTTATCATCACCTTAACCATTAA